A stretch of Aeromicrobium tamlense DNA encodes these proteins:
- a CDS encoding zinc-binding dehydrogenase — protein MRATVLTAPGRVGLEQRPDPVVLEPTDAVVEVVAAAVCGSDLWWFRGDNSFDEPRRMGHEFVGRVVSAGSAVALVPGDFVLSAFTFGDNTCSACREGFTSNCAHGGYWGAFDDAGRPLDGGQSELVRVPLADGTLVRVDAPVTEELLPHLLALTDVMATGVHAARCAGVVPGADAVVIGDGAVGLCAVAACRREGARHVTILSRNPDRQRLARLLGADEVIEVRGEEAVRQLRSRDGGPAHVLECVGTSESLATAIDAARVGGQIGMVGIPHGDDFHPRQLFAKNLGLRAGGAPARALLDELLPEVLAGTLRPGVVFDRQYDLADVAQAYADMANRRTTKALLRVSPLD, from the coding sequence GTGCGCGCGACCGTCCTGACAGCACCCGGCCGGGTGGGCCTCGAGCAGCGTCCCGACCCCGTCGTCCTCGAGCCCACCGACGCCGTCGTCGAGGTCGTCGCGGCCGCCGTGTGCGGCTCGGACCTCTGGTGGTTCCGCGGCGACAACTCCTTCGACGAGCCTCGCCGCATGGGCCACGAGTTCGTCGGGCGGGTCGTGTCCGCCGGATCCGCCGTGGCGCTGGTGCCGGGCGACTTCGTGCTCTCGGCGTTCACGTTCGGCGACAACACGTGCTCGGCGTGCCGCGAGGGGTTCACCTCGAACTGCGCGCACGGCGGGTACTGGGGTGCTTTCGACGACGCGGGCCGGCCTCTCGACGGGGGCCAGAGCGAGCTCGTGCGGGTGCCGCTCGCCGACGGGACGCTCGTGCGCGTGGACGCTCCGGTGACCGAGGAGCTGCTCCCCCACCTGCTGGCGCTCACCGACGTGATGGCGACCGGTGTGCACGCGGCGCGATGTGCGGGTGTCGTACCCGGCGCCGACGCGGTCGTGATCGGCGACGGGGCAGTGGGCCTGTGCGCGGTCGCCGCCTGCCGTCGCGAGGGCGCGCGGCACGTGACGATCCTGTCGCGGAACCCCGACCGCCAGCGCCTCGCGCGGCTGCTCGGCGCGGACGAGGTGATCGAGGTCCGCGGCGAGGAGGCCGTGCGGCAGCTGCGCTCGCGCGACGGCGGACCGGCGCACGTCCTCGAGTGCGTCGGCACGTCCGAGAGCCTCGCGACCGCGATCGACGCCGCCCGCGTCGGCGGCCAGATCGGCATGGTCGGCATCCCGCACGGCGACGACTTCCACCCGCGCCAGCTGTTCGCGAAGAATCTCGGCCTGCGCGCCGGCGGCGCCCCGGCCCGCGCCCTGCTGGACGAGCTCCTGCCCGAGGTCCTCGCCGGCACCCTGCGCCCGGGCGTGGTCTTCGACCGGCAGTACGACCTCGCCGACGTCGCGCAGGCCTACGCCGACATGGCCAACCGCCGCACCACGAAGGCCCTCCTGCGCGTCTCGCCCCTCGACTGA
- a CDS encoding TIGR03084 family metal-binding protein, whose protein sequence is MNKLDAVLDDLAAESAQLDGWVAGLTPDQWGTVTTPEGWTVAHQVAHLHWTDVTSTYAISDKEAFDALIVAALENPEGYVDEATDELAQEPPESLLPAWRQGRTNLVEALQSVPEGNRIPWFGPPMSPVSMATARLMETWAHGHDVAEALDISVPRTDRAKHVCHIGVRTFGFTHQVRGEEVPAVEVRVELTAPSGELWTWGPEDAAERVIGDGWDFALLATRRRHRSDVDVTATGPAADHWLDIVQAFAGLPGNDPKPLADR, encoded by the coding sequence ATGAACAAGCTGGACGCCGTCCTCGACGACCTCGCCGCCGAGTCGGCCCAGCTGGACGGCTGGGTCGCCGGACTGACCCCCGACCAGTGGGGCACGGTCACGACCCCGGAGGGCTGGACCGTCGCCCACCAGGTCGCGCACCTGCACTGGACCGACGTCACCTCCACGTACGCCATCAGCGACAAGGAGGCGTTCGACGCGCTGATCGTGGCGGCGCTGGAGAACCCCGAGGGCTACGTCGACGAGGCGACCGACGAGCTCGCGCAGGAGCCGCCCGAGTCGCTGCTGCCGGCGTGGCGCCAAGGTCGCACGAACCTCGTGGAGGCGCTCCAGTCCGTGCCCGAGGGCAACAGGATCCCGTGGTTCGGTCCGCCGATGAGCCCCGTGTCGATGGCGACCGCCCGCTTGATGGAGACCTGGGCGCACGGGCACGACGTCGCCGAGGCGCTCGACATCTCGGTGCCGCGCACCGACCGCGCCAAGCACGTGTGCCACATCGGCGTGCGCACCTTCGGGTTCACGCACCAGGTGCGTGGCGAGGAGGTGCCTGCCGTCGAGGTGCGCGTCGAGCTGACCGCCCCGTCGGGCGAGCTGTGGACGTGGGGTCCCGAGGACGCCGCCGAGCGCGTCATCGGTGACGGCTGGGACTTCGCGCTGCTCGCCACGCGCCGCCGCCACCGCTCCGACGTCGACGTCACCGCCACCGGCCCCGCCGCCGACCACTGGCTCGACATCGTCCAGGCCTTCGCCGGCCTCCCCGGCAACGACCCCAAGCCGCTCGCCGACCGCTGA
- a CDS encoding TetR/AcrR family transcriptional regulator, which produces MTESPTRTPQPERTRLMRQRLLEATIDSLVEVGWAGTSTTVVSQRAGVSRGAQLHHFPSKQDLVVAAVEYLAERRREELAVDIDALPEEGRTRAVLDLLVSQYTSPVFLAALELWVAARTDSDLLAKVAPFERRVGREIHAHAVTLLEVDESRGRNRQLVQATLDLLRGLGLAATLTDDSARRASILDAWADTLDRELER; this is translated from the coding sequence GTGACCGAGAGCCCGACGAGGACGCCCCAGCCCGAGCGCACGCGGCTCATGCGGCAGCGCCTCCTCGAGGCCACGATCGACTCGCTCGTGGAGGTCGGCTGGGCCGGAACCTCCACCACCGTGGTCAGCCAGCGCGCGGGCGTCAGCCGCGGCGCTCAGCTGCACCACTTCCCCAGCAAGCAGGACCTGGTGGTCGCGGCCGTGGAGTACCTCGCCGAGCGTCGCCGCGAGGAGCTCGCGGTCGACATCGACGCCCTGCCCGAGGAGGGCCGCACGCGCGCGGTGCTGGACCTGCTCGTGAGCCAGTACACGTCGCCGGTCTTCCTCGCCGCGCTGGAGCTCTGGGTGGCGGCGCGCACCGACTCCGACCTGCTGGCCAAGGTCGCCCCGTTCGAGCGCCGCGTGGGCCGCGAGATCCACGCCCACGCCGTGACCCTCCTCGAGGTGGACGAGTCGCGCGGACGCAACCGCCAGCTCGTGCAGGCCACCCTCGACCTGCTGCGCGGCCTCGGCCTCGCGGCCACCCTCACCGACGACTCCGCACGCCGGGCCTCGATCCTCGACGCCTGGGCCGACACCCTCGACCGGGAGCTGGAACGATGA
- a CDS encoding Ig-like domain-containing protein: MYRRVTSIATSAAVGLAAAVALLPATAHAAPETYSGRLQLISGDTIVGCAGAYDGQGVAGAAAVSTDPESAHRFSIPAGTQQDLSLQDGSQVLGVDDNYSAAPMGGRYEWAFGVLGAPVAAGSPSVNRRQTAVWSIDPATKTLSTVYVRPDSTVVPLTHFLYGEFRGHFLMTPDLALAANGMRPSVPTALTLRLGEACSGPVTPPDVEQTITFTSTAPETVRPGDTYEVTATGGESGNPVTFSSSTRDECTIEGSTVTFHRAGTCTIVADQAAATGFLAADPVSQDVRVDAFETSLDLSFEPANPVTGQGTTATAQLGTEGTLGDAGGVVQFRVDGDVVDHVAYDEAGRASTALDLGVGTHQVDATWWPEANHQYDDSSDSDTVTVSVAGTTTKVAVKPRELSATVAPVAPGAGTPTGDVTFFVDGKKVGTAALDHGTAKLAHSVPTDGTHAVSAAYAGSTEFTASSGSTSRSNPALTARVISSQKSRGGWYRHPVTISFGCDAKGAELTTACPKPVKVSRQGSSTVTRTIHTADGGIATVTAAVKIDRSKPRVGIRGVKSGRSYFDAPKPTCSAKDSLSGVKTCKVTTKRSGSRVVVTANATDVAGNVRTKRAAYRLAGYKIEGAKLKNGVYQVRHGETYTIVVRGSKARYVYATPAPGMPHRGSVPFKKAGKDRWALGVKMSMTTSRTRSWNLGYTQNGKLHVIKVKVVG, encoded by the coding sequence ATGTATCGACGCGTCACCTCCATCGCGACCAGCGCGGCCGTCGGCCTCGCCGCCGCGGTGGCCCTCCTCCCCGCCACGGCCCACGCGGCCCCCGAGACCTACAGCGGCCGACTGCAGCTCATCTCCGGCGACACGATCGTCGGCTGTGCGGGCGCGTACGACGGGCAGGGTGTCGCCGGTGCCGCAGCGGTCTCCACCGACCCGGAGTCGGCCCACCGCTTCTCCATTCCCGCCGGGACGCAGCAGGATCTCTCCCTGCAGGACGGCTCCCAGGTGCTGGGAGTCGACGACAACTACTCCGCGGCTCCGATGGGCGGCCGGTACGAGTGGGCGTTCGGTGTGCTGGGTGCTCCCGTAGCCGCCGGCTCGCCCTCGGTGAACCGCCGGCAGACCGCGGTCTGGTCGATCGACCCCGCGACGAAGACTCTCTCCACCGTCTACGTCCGCCCCGACAGCACCGTCGTGCCACTGACGCACTTCCTGTACGGGGAGTTCCGCGGCCACTTCCTGATGACCCCCGACCTCGCCCTTGCGGCGAACGGCATGCGGCCGTCGGTGCCCACCGCGCTGACGCTGCGCCTCGGCGAGGCATGCTCGGGCCCGGTCACGCCGCCGGACGTCGAGCAGACGATCACCTTCACGTCCACCGCGCCGGAGACCGTGCGCCCCGGTGACACGTACGAGGTCACCGCCACGGGCGGCGAGTCCGGCAACCCCGTGACCTTCTCGTCCTCGACGCGGGACGAGTGCACGATCGAGGGCTCGACGGTGACGTTCCACCGCGCCGGCACCTGCACGATCGTCGCCGACCAGGCTGCCGCCACGGGCTTCCTCGCGGCCGACCCGGTCTCGCAGGACGTCCGGGTCGACGCCTTCGAGACCTCGCTCGACCTCTCGTTCGAGCCGGCGAACCCGGTGACCGGCCAGGGCACGACGGCCACCGCGCAGCTGGGCACCGAGGGCACCCTCGGCGACGCCGGCGGCGTCGTCCAGTTCCGTGTGGACGGCGACGTCGTCGACCACGTCGCCTACGACGAGGCCGGCCGCGCGTCCACGGCGCTCGATCTCGGCGTCGGCACGCACCAGGTCGACGCGACCTGGTGGCCCGAGGCGAACCACCAGTACGACGACAGCAGCGACAGCGACACCGTCACCGTCTCGGTCGCCGGCACGACCACGAAGGTCGCGGTGAAGCCGCGCGAGCTGTCCGCCACGGTCGCCCCCGTCGCTCCCGGCGCCGGCACGCCCACCGGCGACGTCACGTTCTTCGTCGACGGCAAGAAGGTCGGCACCGCCGCCCTCGACCACGGCACCGCGAAGCTCGCGCACAGCGTCCCGACCGACGGCACGCACGCCGTCTCGGCCGCGTACGCCGGCAGCACCGAGTTCACCGCCTCGTCGGGCTCGACCTCGCGCAGCAACCCCGCGCTCACGGCTCGCGTCATCTCGTCGCAGAAGTCGCGCGGCGGCTGGTACCGCCACCCGGTCACGATCTCGTTCGGCTGCGACGCCAAGGGCGCCGAGCTGACCACCGCGTGCCCGAAGCCGGTCAAGGTCTCGCGTCAGGGCTCCAGCACCGTCACCCGCACGATCCACACGGCCGACGGCGGCATCGCCACCGTCACCGCCGCGGTGAAGATCGACCGCAGCAAGCCCCGCGTCGGCATCCGCGGCGTGAAGTCCGGTCGCAGCTACTTCGACGCACCGAAGCCGACCTGCTCGGCGAAGGACTCGCTCTCGGGCGTGAAGACCTGCAAGGTCACCACGAAGCGCAGCGGCAGCCGGGTCGTCGTCACCGCCAACGCCACCGACGTCGCGGGCAACGTCCGCACGAAGCGCGCCGCGTACCGCCTCGCGGGCTACAAGATCGAGGGCGCGAAGCTGAAGAACGGCGTCTACCAGGTCCGCCACGGCGAGACCTACACGATCGTCGTCCGCGGCTCGAAGGCCCGCTACGTCTACGCGACGCCGGCGCCCGGCATGCCGCACCGCGGCTCGGTCCCGTTCAAGAAGGCCGGGAAGGACCGCTGGGCCCTCGGCGTGAAGATGTCGATGACGACGAGCCGTACCCGCTCGTGGAACCTCGGCTACACGCAGAACGGCAAGCTGCACGTGATCAAGGTGAAGGTCGTCGGCTGA
- a CDS encoding alpha/beta hydrolase, which translates to MDTQAGSRSGRGRRRPMRAVHTAAVLHDSPTPLARMVGRGARMTVKPLLRMAPVDVRTIRRIQRFSEVVNRGASEDIAVEVCEIGGVPGEVMTPGDGPTTGLHLLYLHGGGFFTGSVHSYRSMLEEIVRATGGTIYAIDYRQLPDAGIAESVQDAIAAYAGVLDRAPDASKVVVAGDSAGGYLTMKVAELATRRGLPAPAALIAFSPLLSLEPDRQDKNVMRVDKVREAVLPIARVAALRRLWLPEDGAPIEGFADPLHASAYIHSPTQLVAVEDEFLRPEVEALALLLDDKGVEVDVHLWRGQLHAFPIMAGHLPDADLAIELAAEFALTHIGEPPAVEVEDLDAQPETLEGEMA; encoded by the coding sequence GTGGACACGCAGGCCGGCTCCCGATCCGGACGCGGGCGCCGCCGCCCGATGCGGGCGGTGCACACCGCGGCGGTCCTGCACGACAGCCCCACGCCCCTGGCCCGCATGGTCGGGCGCGGCGCGCGGATGACCGTGAAGCCCCTGCTGAGGATGGCTCCGGTCGACGTCCGCACCATCCGACGCATCCAGCGGTTCTCCGAGGTCGTGAACCGCGGCGCGTCCGAGGACATCGCCGTCGAGGTGTGCGAGATCGGCGGCGTCCCGGGCGAGGTGATGACGCCCGGCGACGGGCCCACCACGGGACTGCACCTGCTCTACCTGCACGGAGGCGGCTTCTTCACCGGCAGCGTCCACTCCTACCGCTCGATGCTCGAGGAGATCGTGCGGGCCACCGGCGGCACGATCTACGCGATCGACTACCGCCAACTGCCCGATGCCGGGATCGCCGAGTCGGTGCAGGACGCGATCGCCGCCTACGCCGGCGTGCTCGACCGGGCGCCCGACGCCTCGAAGGTGGTCGTCGCGGGCGACTCCGCCGGCGGCTACCTGACGATGAAGGTCGCCGAGCTGGCCACGCGCCGGGGCCTGCCCGCACCGGCCGCGCTCATCGCGTTCTCGCCGCTGCTCAGCCTCGAGCCCGACCGCCAGGACAAGAACGTCATGCGCGTCGACAAGGTGCGCGAGGCCGTGCTGCCGATCGCGCGCGTCGCGGCGCTGCGCCGGCTGTGGCTCCCCGAGGACGGCGCCCCGATCGAGGGCTTCGCCGACCCGCTCCACGCGAGCGCCTACATCCACTCGCCCACGCAGCTGGTGGCCGTGGAGGACGAGTTCCTGCGTCCCGAGGTCGAGGCGCTCGCGCTGCTGCTCGACGACAAGGGCGTCGAGGTCGACGTGCACCTGTGGCGCGGACAGCTCCACGCCTTCCCGATCATGGCCGGGCACCTGCCCGACGCCGACCTCGCGATCGAGCTCGCCGCCGAGTTCGCCCTCACGCACATCGGCGAGCCCCCGGCCGTCGAGGTCGAGGACCTCGACGCCCAGCCCGAGACCCTCGAGGGCGAGATGGCCTGA
- a CDS encoding ATP-dependent 6-phosphofructokinase produces the protein MVTLEELQVRTLGECTYDSPLADYVAARSTNAYYVAETDRVLIDDTISLLQARGGIPLDEVPSFEPGGPRRKLFFDPKKTKVGIVTCGGLCPGLNDVIRAIVLELFEHYGVTDITGFKNGYAGLVPGKSPDPITLTPSFVETITDRGGTVLGSSRGGQSVPQIVDNLVHREIDILFVIGGDGSMRGAHAIAEEALERNLPIAVVGVPKTIDNDIPLIGTSFGFQTAYAKAAESIKGARVEVEAAIGGVGVVKVMGRAAGFIACYAALANHDADFVLIPEVPFNLQGENGLLATLRKRVKERGSAVIVLAEGAGQDLIPASRRTDASGNTVLGDFAGFLRAQIARDFKDHDEPLTLRYFDPGYMIRSVPADPADSVYCTRLAQAAVHAAMAGRTDMVIGRPRHRFAHVPISVVVKNTQNVNPDGDLWLSVLESTAQPFDMS, from the coding sequence GTGGTGACGCTCGAGGAACTGCAGGTCCGCACCCTCGGCGAGTGCACGTACGACTCGCCGCTGGCCGACTACGTCGCGGCCCGGAGCACGAACGCCTACTACGTCGCCGAGACCGACCGGGTCCTCATCGACGACACGATCTCGCTGCTGCAGGCCCGCGGCGGCATCCCACTCGACGAGGTCCCCTCGTTCGAGCCCGGCGGTCCGCGCCGCAAGCTCTTCTTCGACCCGAAGAAGACGAAGGTCGGCATCGTGACGTGCGGCGGCCTGTGCCCCGGCCTCAACGACGTCATCCGCGCCATCGTGCTGGAGCTGTTCGAGCACTACGGCGTCACCGACATCACCGGGTTCAAGAACGGCTACGCGGGCCTCGTTCCCGGCAAGTCGCCCGACCCGATCACCCTGACCCCCTCGTTCGTCGAGACGATCACCGACCGCGGCGGCACGGTGCTGGGCTCCTCCCGAGGCGGCCAGAGCGTCCCCCAGATCGTCGACAATCTCGTGCACCGCGAGATCGACATCCTCTTCGTCATCGGAGGCGACGGCTCGATGCGTGGCGCGCACGCCATCGCCGAGGAGGCGCTGGAGCGCAACCTGCCGATCGCGGTGGTCGGCGTGCCGAAGACGATCGACAACGACATCCCGCTCATCGGCACGAGCTTCGGCTTCCAGACCGCCTACGCGAAGGCGGCCGAGTCGATCAAGGGCGCGCGCGTCGAGGTCGAGGCGGCCATCGGCGGCGTCGGCGTCGTCAAGGTCATGGGCCGCGCCGCCGGCTTCATCGCCTGCTACGCCGCGCTGGCAAACCACGACGCCGACTTCGTGCTGATCCCCGAGGTGCCGTTCAACCTCCAGGGCGAGAACGGCCTGCTCGCCACGCTGCGCAAGCGCGTGAAGGAGCGCGGCAGCGCCGTGATCGTGCTGGCCGAGGGCGCCGGGCAGGACCTGATCCCCGCCAGCCGCCGCACCGACGCGAGCGGCAACACCGTGCTCGGCGACTTCGCCGGCTTCCTGCGCGCCCAGATCGCGCGCGACTTCAAGGACCACGACGAGCCGCTGACCCTGCGCTACTTCGACCCCGGCTACATGATCCGCTCGGTGCCGGCCGACCCCGCCGACTCGGTCTACTGCACGCGCCTCGCGCAGGCCGCCGTGCACGCGGCGATGGCCGGCCGCACCGACATGGTGATCGGGCGTCCGCGCCACCGGTTCGCGCACGTGCCGATCTCGGTGGTCGTGAAGAACACGCAGAACGTGAACCCCGACGGCGACCTGTGGCTCTCGGTGCTCGAGTCCACCGCGCAGCCGTTCGACATGTCCTGA